The Deinococcus sedimenti genome includes a region encoding these proteins:
- a CDS encoding VirB4 family type IV secretion system protein, which translates to MPYHDVGNALKVAENQSNLTQQLTYHGLENGTVFTLDNQMTFGLNVDLVSAARATPDIRVSNRDRIMAAIQGALPAGAVVRFYLDNRPATRTALAQLAPIERDGSAVERMLQANHAVLERMRRSHWVSDSSAYFTVTLTVPGRPKKTPYKNVNLQALVSKAATLQSRLARQLTLSGMRTSPMTNDEVWARILDYFNPDMASAEKPAYQRDLDAGDLAAYRVGQKLKNAPKATRPYVATMRAQVACSGIDLDHDACFTVGHTRVGIVSFLKPSRGTHVGATEEIIQALGGTHSTFMVEYLVVDAPKIRAQINESLDKQETAASDPSMKAGREVYTRIAEGTALVQALEMGQVLTEMSMHAIIFARSQEELDDRRERTLAAFSSVGGSMPRVASHADAIHLYLQNAPFSGKRSAYQVAAYYRNAVDCMPQAGPWAGTPEGVLPLRGRRGNVFSISPVAPGIRNAGVVVAGSAGGGKSVFISMLAAGLVHRHQASLTVVDPKRDYLALFTALGAADAIVSIRPNARLPSGERVRINPFDLPQADDTVTATKISSILELMRALRINDLSGRRVSILHEAIQVFYRRFSRPVDRGGEVVDRYTGEGTLTDFADIISRLNIVGDKPVLADPELRREVSDVANELRAYTAETPIGTLLDGPTTVNVHSRYLYLDISGMIDHPQLLAIGTLLTNELVWNRSMTMEGRKVIVMEEAGVAKNLPGLVELTNRLYKTGRSLGVIPILAMQEIEDALAYKGVINNANTRILLESKPSERAQIADIFDLNASMRGLHASLGGEANRFREVLILQNGGNGQLDGDVGQLWLSREAYWMSTSVKEEADYRAHVATELYAGDEARAAIHIAQEEQHAA; encoded by the coding sequence ATGCCCTACCACGACGTCGGCAACGCCCTCAAAGTGGCGGAGAATCAAAGCAACCTCACCCAGCAATTGACGTACCACGGCCTTGAAAACGGCACGGTCTTCACGCTCGACAACCAGATGACGTTCGGGCTGAACGTCGATCTCGTGTCCGCGGCCCGGGCCACGCCGGACATCCGGGTGTCCAACCGCGACCGGATCATGGCCGCGATTCAAGGGGCGCTGCCCGCCGGCGCTGTGGTGCGCTTCTACCTGGACAACCGCCCGGCCACCCGGACGGCCCTCGCACAACTCGCGCCCATCGAACGGGATGGCAGCGCCGTCGAGCGAATGCTCCAGGCAAATCACGCGGTCCTCGAACGCATGCGGCGGAGCCACTGGGTGAGCGACAGCTCCGCGTACTTCACGGTGACCCTCACCGTACCGGGACGCCCGAAGAAAACGCCGTACAAGAACGTCAACCTACAAGCCCTGGTCTCCAAAGCCGCCACGCTCCAGAGTCGCCTCGCGCGGCAGCTCACCCTCAGCGGTATGCGCACGAGCCCCATGACCAATGACGAGGTCTGGGCGCGCATCCTCGATTACTTCAACCCCGACATGGCGAGCGCGGAAAAGCCAGCCTATCAACGAGACCTCGACGCCGGTGATCTGGCCGCCTACCGCGTCGGCCAGAAACTGAAAAACGCACCCAAGGCAACGCGCCCATACGTGGCGACCATGCGCGCTCAGGTCGCGTGCAGTGGCATCGATCTGGACCACGACGCCTGCTTCACCGTGGGCCACACCCGGGTGGGCATCGTGTCGTTCCTCAAGCCGAGCCGGGGCACGCACGTCGGCGCCACCGAGGAGATCATCCAGGCCCTCGGGGGGACGCACTCCACCTTCATGGTGGAGTACCTCGTCGTGGACGCCCCGAAAATCCGCGCGCAGATCAACGAGTCCCTGGATAAGCAGGAAACCGCCGCCAGTGATCCGTCCATGAAAGCCGGGCGTGAAGTCTACACACGCATCGCAGAAGGGACGGCCCTGGTGCAGGCCCTGGAGATGGGGCAGGTCCTCACGGAAATGAGCATGCACGCCATCATCTTCGCCCGCTCCCAGGAAGAACTGGACGACCGTCGCGAACGAACGCTCGCGGCCTTCAGTTCGGTCGGGGGCAGCATGCCCCGCGTCGCGTCCCATGCCGACGCCATTCACCTGTACCTGCAGAACGCGCCCTTCAGCGGGAAACGCAGCGCGTATCAGGTCGCGGCCTACTACCGCAACGCAGTCGACTGCATGCCTCAGGCTGGCCCCTGGGCAGGGACGCCCGAGGGCGTCCTGCCACTCCGCGGGCGACGGGGAAACGTCTTCTCGATCTCGCCGGTCGCGCCGGGCATCCGCAACGCGGGCGTGGTCGTGGCAGGCAGCGCCGGGGGGGGGAAAAGCGTCTTCATCAGCATGCTCGCCGCTGGACTCGTCCACCGGCATCAGGCGTCCCTCACGGTCGTGGATCCCAAGCGCGACTACCTGGCGCTCTTCACGGCACTGGGCGCGGCGGACGCCATCGTGAGCATCCGGCCGAACGCCCGGCTCCCCTCCGGGGAACGGGTCCGGATCAACCCGTTCGACCTGCCTCAAGCGGACGATACCGTCACCGCCACGAAAATCTCCTCCATCCTGGAGTTGATGCGCGCCCTGCGCATCAATGACCTGAGCGGCCGGCGCGTGAGCATCCTGCATGAGGCCATCCAGGTGTTCTACCGGCGGTTCTCCCGGCCCGTAGACCGGGGCGGTGAGGTCGTGGACCGGTACACGGGCGAGGGCACCCTCACGGACTTCGCCGATATCATTTCCCGCCTGAACATCGTGGGCGACAAACCCGTCCTGGCTGACCCTGAACTCCGCCGCGAGGTCAGCGACGTCGCCAATGAACTGCGGGCGTACACCGCTGAAACCCCGATCGGCACCCTGCTGGACGGCCCGACCACGGTGAACGTTCACTCCAGGTACCTGTACCTCGACATCAGCGGCATGATCGATCACCCCCAGCTGCTGGCGATTGGCACACTCCTCACCAACGAACTCGTGTGGAACCGGAGCATGACCATGGAGGGCCGCAAAGTCATCGTGATGGAAGAGGCCGGCGTGGCGAAAAACCTGCCTGGCCTCGTCGAACTGACCAACCGCCTGTACAAGACCGGCCGTTCCCTGGGCGTCATTCCCATCCTCGCCATGCAGGAAATTGAGGACGCCCTGGCCTACAAGGGCGTGATCAACAACGCCAACACCCGCATCCTGCTCGAAAGCAAACCGTCCGAGCGCGCGCAGATTGCCGACATCTTCGACCTGAATGCCTCCATGCGTGGCCTGCACGCCTCTCTGGGCGGCGAAGCGAACCGGTTCCGCGAGGTCCTGATCCTCCAGAACGGCGGGAACGGTCAGCTGGACGGCGACGTCGGCCAGTTGTGGCTGTCCCGCGAGGCGTACTGGATGAGCACCAGCGTCAAGGAGGAAGCCGACTACCGCGCCCACGTGGCGACGGAACTCTACGCCGGGGATGAAGCCCGGGCTGCCATACACATCGCGCAGGAGGAGCAGCATGCCGCATAG